One Burkholderia sp. PAMC 26561 genomic window carries:
- the hemC gene encoding hydroxymethylbilane synthase, whose product MNSETPSTPPPRTLVIASRESRLAMWQAEHVQFALHKLYPSCDVKILGMTTRGDQILDRTLSKVGGKGLFVKELEAALADGRADLAVHSLKDVPMELPDGFTLSTILEREDPRDAFVSPHFASLADLPHGSVVGTSSLRREAMLRMHFPHLEVRPLRGNLDTRLGKLDRGDYSGIILAAAGLIRLGLESRIRAYLSPEESLPAAGQGALGIEIRAGRDDLAAWLAPLHHDATAAAVEAERMVSRSLGGSCEVPLAAYAQWHDGALHLRGCVSTVDGTRVLRAEGSANATGVEAALDLGARVSAELEAQGAMDIVRELSTASGARIPPAATPAD is encoded by the coding sequence ATGAACTCCGAGACGCCTTCCACGCCACCGCCCCGTACTTTGGTCATTGCCTCGCGGGAGAGCCGTCTTGCCATGTGGCAGGCTGAGCACGTGCAGTTTGCGCTGCACAAATTATATCCATCTTGCGACGTCAAAATCCTCGGAATGACGACGCGCGGCGATCAGATTCTTGACCGGACCTTATCGAAGGTCGGCGGCAAGGGACTCTTCGTGAAGGAACTCGAAGCAGCGCTCGCCGACGGCCGTGCCGACCTGGCCGTGCATTCGCTGAAAGACGTGCCCATGGAACTGCCCGACGGCTTTACCCTGAGCACGATCCTCGAACGCGAAGATCCCCGCGATGCCTTCGTTTCGCCGCACTTTGCGTCGCTGGCGGATTTGCCTCACGGCAGCGTCGTCGGGACGTCGAGTTTGCGACGCGAAGCCATGTTGCGCATGCATTTTCCTCATCTCGAAGTCCGCCCGTTGCGCGGCAATCTCGATACCCGTCTGGGCAAGCTCGACCGGGGCGACTACTCGGGAATCATCCTCGCGGCCGCCGGGCTGATCCGGCTGGGGCTGGAATCGCGGATTCGCGCGTATCTCTCGCCGGAGGAAAGTTTGCCGGCGGCGGGGCAAGGGGCGCTCGGCATCGAGATCCGTGCCGGCCGTGACGATCTCGCCGCGTGGCTTGCCCCTCTGCATCACGATGCCACTGCTGCAGCAGTGGAAGCCGAGCGCATGGTGTCGCGCTCGCTTGGCGGCAGTTGCGAAGTGCCGCTCGCGGCGTACGCGCAATGGCACGACGGCGCGCTGCATTTGCGCGGATGTGTATCGACGGTCGATGGTACGCGCGTCCTTCGTGCCGAAGGCTCGGCGAATGCCACCGGTGTCGAAGCCGCGCTCGATCTCGGCGCGCGCGTTTCCGCCGAGCTCGAAGCGCAGGGCGCGATGGACATCGTCCGCGAGTTGAGCACGGCAAGCGGTGCGCGCATTCCTCCTGCTGCAACGCCTGCCGACTGA